The genome window CGCAAAGGCCCAACCCTCACTGACCCAAGTCTTCACAGCAAAGAAGTGAGACTTGTGTGTGGCTGACTCCGTCCTGTGCTGGAGCAAAGGCACACATGCAGACATGTACCATGCTGGGCACACACGTGTGCACCTATGCCCTCACACAGACACCATCAGGTGGCTGCAGGTActagccccatttcacagacagaaaactGAAGCAAGGGCTGAACTAAATCATCTGCCCATTGCGGCAGCTTAGGTTCTCTGGTGCTCTGGACCCTGGATCAGGGTCAGGATACTTCCCATCAAGGGCCAAGAAATGTTGTGCCTTTGGGGCCAGTCTTCATCGCGGCACTCCGCGTGTAAATGGGGAGATTTATGGAGTCAGCTACCAGCTGGTGCAGAAGATCTGGGCGCAGAGGGCAGGCCCAGCTGTGCTGGAGCATGCAGGCCCCACCTCCGGCTTCTGGGGACCCTCATGTCCTGCGGGAATCCCACCAGGGAGAAAGCCCAGTGGCCCAGGCACATGGGAGAAGTACAGCGtcactcccacccaccccctggAGGTCTGGGGCCCTGTTACCTTGGTGGGGGAGCCCAGGATAGGGGGCAGGGGGTTTCGCTGCAGGAAGTCAGGCAGCTTGGGCGAGCCGCGCAGGGGCCGGCAGGATTGAAGTCCGTGGGAGGGCTGGGGGGGGCTGGCCTGTGGGTGGCCAAACGCCACCCCCAGCGGGTCCGTAGGGGGCTTGGGCAGCTTGGGACGGACGACATGCAGGTCGGACAGGTTGGGGGCGCTGTGCAGGCGGTAGCCCAGCCCGCTGGTGTGGGGAGAGTGCTCaggtgcagaggagcctgggaggggaCAGGATGAGCCCAGTCACAGCCGTCCGTGGACGCCTGGACCAGCCCACACTACCAACCAATAGTATATAGAGGCCCCCATTCTGCTCAGGATTCCCTTTACCCTCACAGTCACCCAAGCCACACTGCACCCACGCTTTACTGCGTACctggaaacaggcacagagacaCTGAGAcacctgcccagggtcacacggCATGACAGGAGTGAGGGCTGAATTTGAGCCCCCTCGTCAGCCTCCATAACCTGAAGGCTGGAGCTTGTTAAACAGTCTTatggaattttctttctctcttcaacTCATAAGAAATGAtgattatggggcttccctggtggctcaatggtaaagaatctacctgccaaagcaggagacctgggtttgatccctgatccaggaagatcccacatgccacggagcaactaagcctatgtacCACAATTAatcagcctgtgctctggagcctagGAATTGGCAATTACGGAGCCTGTGTGCTGCGACTACTaaagagcctgtgttctgcaacaaaagccaccacaatgagaagcctgcacaactgctcgccacaaccagagaaaagcctgcacagccccgaagagccagcacagccaaaaataaagaaagaaaattatacttaaataaaccttaaaaaaaaaaatgacggtTGTGGACAGGAAGACAACCACTGTTCTAAGCAGTGACAGGCCAGCCCAGGGAGGTCAGCCCAGCTCCTGTGCCCCTCCCCAGCTCCACCCTCAAACCCATCAATCAGGCTAGGGCTGCACCCACCTGGACGAGGGGACCTGCCACCCCGCATCTCAGATGCTTGAGGGGAGGGTGCTCCACTCCAGCCTGGCCGCTCAGGGATGGTTCCGACTTGGGGGAAAGAGAAATTGCCAGGGTCAACATGGGATGGAGAGCAagaccctcccctgccccagggtGAAGACACCCAGTCCCACTCAGAGGCTGGTCTCCCAGCAGTATATAGGCTCACCCTGGGGAGACGGTGTGTAGGGCCGGCCCCCACCCAGGGACAGCTTCCTGGCCAGGGCGGCTCCGTGCTCAGCGTGGGACGGGGGTGATGGGCTGGCCCGTGCAAAGCCCAAAGGACTGGTGCTGCCTGACCTGCGGATGGCAGAGGACCTGGGGACAAGCAGTACGAGGTGTGAGGTCCCCAGCCACGCTCGGCAAGGGCCACGAGCATGCCATGTGTCTGTCCCCCTCCATTCAAATAATGGGCTTCGCCAGGAGCCAAAACCAGCTGGGCGTCCCCAGTCCCTGCCAGGGTGACTGCCAACTCAGAGGGGCTTCCGGGAATTAATTTGAAAAGTACCCCTTCCCACTCTCTTTTGGAACTTAACACAAATCACCATCAGTTTTATAAACACAAGCAGTCACCGTACAGCTAGAGTGCCAGAATGTCCACGAGGCAAGTGGTGGCACTGATGGTTAAGCAGTGTGCAGCCTGCACAACCGCACTTGAGAGACGGCCCTGCACCACCCAAGTGGGGTTCTTACCACAAACGAGCCTGGCCAGTGGGGGGGCCCTGCACTCACCGCGCTGTCTGGTACTGGGTGGGTGACTGCAGGTTCTGCTCAATGCGCTGGTAGTTCTGCACCTGCGTGGGGACTGGGATGGGGACAGAGGCCCCACATCTGCTGCTGGAGAACGTGCCAGTCCGGCTGTGGTGGGCAAAGAGAGGTCAGGGTCACTGCAGGCGGGGCACTGGGCTGAACCCCAGGCCCAATATCCCGGGGCAGAGGCCACTCCAGCCACCTGCTTCCCTGTCTCCGCACACGGCCACTACTGCTTCCAGGGGGTATCAGGGACTGTCTGTGGGCACTCCCTCCCCACTACTCTACACTCAGGTGGCTTCTGGTTGGGACCAGCCAGTAGGAAGGGGACAGAGGACAGTGAGTGGGCTGCTCCTGTGGGCTCTGGGCATCCCTGCCCCCTTGGCCCTACAAGCTCGGGGAGCGGGGCTGATGACACTGGTCTCTGGTagttcccccagcccccaccttgCATCCTTCCCACCACAAACCCTCCCTTCTGCTGGACCACCCATGAGGGGCCTGGCAGCCTGCCCAGCCTCTGGACATGACTGCTTCCTGCATGGCCCGGCTTGGTGCTGGCGTGCTGTGATGCCAAGGGAAGCCTAGGTGGCCCCTGCCCCACTTACCCTGAGGGGCTAAGGGAGCTGCCGCAGGGCGGGGAAGGAGACGGGGTCCGGCCACGGCTGTCCAGGCCTGTGGAGGCCGCCAGCGAGCTCCTGCGGACAGAGCAACAGGCAGTCCCCACTCAGGACAAACGTGCACACGGACTCTGGCATCACCCTCGGGACCCCATCCTGCACTGGGCACAGGAGACCTGGCCCTGCCCAAACTCTGACCCGGAGGGTCGAAAGATAACCTAAGAGCAGGCACTGCCCTCCCCTCAGAACAGGGGGCAAGGGGCACGGGGCTAGGGGATGCTTACCCACTGCACATCAGGCTGTCTGGGGGCGGCTTGGCACCTGCTGCCTCagccaccaggtcacctgtggaCAGGAGATGAGTCAGGCCAGACCCAGACACCTCCTCCTGGGGTGGTGGGGGCCATGCAGGGCCCAGCACTCTCCTGTCCCTGTTCTGGCACTCACACTGCCACCTCCCTTTGCCTGTCTGGACTCAGGGCTCTAAAGGAGACCCTGGTACCTCCCCTGCCCAGCAGCCTTGAGCCAACCTCAGGCCGGGTGTCCACACCTCCCAATCTGGGTCTGCCCCTCCTCCCGGATCTTCAGGttccccccttccctcctgctgtCCTCCTTGCAATGCCCTCGGCTGGGTACCAGGCCCCTCCTCTGCATCAGAGCCAAGCTGACAGGCTCAGGGTGCCCCACTGGACACCAGGGCTGGCTCCCACCCAACCCCATCTGCTGGTCTTGGTGGCCAGGGCCAGCGAGAGAAGCACCAGCATCTACAGTCAGGAGAGGAACTGAGGACCCCAGGACAGGGCTTTGGAAGGGTTGTGGGGCATAGGCTACAACTCAGATACAGATGGGCAGGTGCTCTGGACGCTCTGGACACTCGGGGGCACAAGGCCTGTGTGTGGCCAAAGGCAGGACTCAGCTCTGACTCAATGACCAACCACATATGGGGTGGGAGCTTCCAAGTCCCTTCTTAGGGGTGTATCTGGCACATCTGCAGTgagccccctgcccaccctgtGGGGGGCCCCTTACCTGGAAACTGGGCCGGGACCATGACAAAGTCGTCGGTGTCGCAGGATGAGTCCTTGCTGCTGCCGCCTGAGTCCCGGGAGCCATGCAGGAAGCCAGCAGCCTCGGCCGGGGAGGTCAGGGTCTTCTGGAGCTCCTGCTGCATCTCCCCCAGGGACTGGGGGTCAGAGGGGAGCCCGCTGAGACTCAGGCCCAGGGCCTGGGGGAAGCAGGGCTGCTGGGGACGAGGCCAGGGCTCTGCATGATCTTCTCCCCAACGGGTCACGCTCGCCTGTGACTTCCCCACAAGGACAGTCATCTCACAGAGCCACCTGCCCCCCAGGGTGAGGAGGCGCTTCACTCCCACAAGCTCCAGGGAGACCCCCTTCCAGGTGACCCTCCACTTCTCCCTCCGTCCTGTGAAGGGTCGTACAGCCTGGCACGCTGGGGACACATACAAGGGGGCAAGGCTGCCTGTGCACAAGCCCTGTGCCACGCTCAGCAGACGGGGCACCAAAGAGCTGTTTTCTCCGCCACCAGTCCAGCCCTGGTCCCTGCCTAGCAGGACGGACGGATGGACAGGTGGAGGCTCAAGTCCCAGCACCCCCAACCCCGCGCACAACCTTGCCAgacctcaccccacccctgtaCTGGGAACATGGGCTGCAAGGATCGGATCCCAGGACACAGGGACCCCTGCACACAATCCTCCCTGGGGCCCCTGTCCGTGTCCACCCATGCACAAGAACGTTCAGAGCTGATGCAGTCCTGAACTCGCTGACGGGCATCAGGTCAGCCTCCGGGACACAACCGGGGAGGGGGCCCTGAAAGGGGACTTCACCCACTTCTACCGCTCCACGTCCACAAGCAGAATGTGTAAGTCTGGTGTCATCTGACCAGACAACACTGCAGAAATAAACGTGGGGGCCTGGGTAGGACAGAAGCCCCAACAGGGTTCCTGCAGCTGTCTACATGCCCCAAAGCCGAGGGGAGAGGAGCCCGTAGCCCCGACCCTGCATGTGACTCACCGGTGGGGAAGCCAGGTGTGAGGTGGAGCTGCTGCTGGAGCTGCTGCCAGACCCCGAGCTCGGGTACGAGGGCACGGgcacaggaggggctgggggagggtgtgGGTCAGCGCATGTCAGCACGGGATGTTGCCGGGCCCTGCACACTCCCACCCCGCCCATGACAACCCCACACCCTCCAGGAAGCCAGGGAGAAGACCTGTGCgaggcccctgcccccacctccccaatCCCGCTGCACCAAGTCAGCTGAGCTCAAGCCCACTCCATGGCCTGGGGGTCCCTAGGGACTACAGGCTGGAGCAGGACTGGGGAgctggaagtgggggtggggttggaagcccatggggagaagggaggcacAGGAGTCCTAGAACCCTCAGGGGACTCACACTTCTTCACAGTGGCACTGGCATCCAGAAAGGGGTGATGGAAAAACTCATCTGCAAGAGAAAAGTTGGGGCAGGGCTCAGGAGGGTCTGACAACAGAACTCCCAGGGTGAAGGCTGGGCCCCCACCATCCCTTCCTGTGGGCCTGAGCTCCAGCAGGCTCTGGCCCCTGTCCTGGCTGCCTCACGCCAGGCACGGGGGGAGACAGAGCCCCAGCTGGCAGCTCTTGAACACATCTGGCACCCCCAGTGTGGTCCAGGCTGGGCTCCACCCACCCTTCCGACAGTTCCCAGCAACGCTGCCTATTGCACAAGTGGGGGTTTTTCTATCTGTGCAGCTGGGAAAGGAGCTGTGGGAACGGGGAAACCCGCTCACTGTGGCCACAGGGGCCCTGGAAGCTGGGGGTGCAGGATGAGGGGTGCAGGGCTGAGAGCTAGAAGGGCCCCTGTCCCCCAGGCCTGTCAGAAGGAGTAGGGGGCCGAGCGGCCGGCACTCACCAAAGTCCATGCGGTCTTTGTGGTTGCGCTGAAGCAGAGCCAGGAGCAGCTGTCTCAGCGGGGCTGAGGTCTCCCGGGGGATGCTGGGGGCACAGAGCACAGCGTTGACAGGGCAGCCTGATCGGGGCAGTGAGGAAGCAGGCAGGGGTCTGCCGCCAGGGGAGGGGCACTCACGTGGGGACCAGCGTCTTGTTCTTCTCGTAGAAGAGGCGGAGGTCCTGGGGACTGCTGGCCTGGAAGGCAGGAAGGGGTGAGGAGTGAGCGCCCGCTCCACTTGGCCACTGCCCACTCTGCACCTGACCCCGAGAGATCCACGGTCCAGCGCCGCCAGCCTGCCTGCCTGAACACTGAGGGCCCTCCCACGCATCCAAAGAAGGAGTGCCCCTCTCCCCACTCAGGCTGTGGAATCGCGGGGACCGCACAAAGGCGGAGGCTGGGGGCGCCCAGAGGAGGTTGCTGGGCCTTCCACCCACCTGCTGTGGATGACTTCTGGGTAACTGCTGCAACTGGTTGTTTGCTTCTTGAAATTGAAAAGTAGCCAATGTGCCAGCTCCAGAAGAGGGCCCTAGAGTAAGTTTGCTCCACAAGTGGGCCCTGCCTCCCTTGATAACACATGGCTGGCACATGCATGTTCATTAATCATTCACTGAgccctgctatgtgccaggcactgttccaggcaCGAGGGTACAACGTTCCCAAGGCTGACATGCCAGCCAGGGACAGCCCTGTGCTTGCCCACATGGGGAAAACAGTaggcagggaggggtggagggagctgggggtggaggcTGGCCTAGGTCACTGGGCAGGCACAGAGGCTCTGGGGCAAGCTGGTGGCAAAGGAGAGCTGCGAGGTCAGGCCATGGAGTCACTGCAGGACGCGTGTGTTTGTGGGGTGGGCTCAGACGCACGGGCCCTCTAGGGTCCAGCGCAGGACAGGCCACTGCCTTCCAAATGTAGGGTACACCCCAGAGTTTGGGGTCCTGGTATCAATGTCCTGGCTCACTTCGGCACTGGAATGGGTAGGAGGGAGGCCGTGACACTTGGTTCAGACATACACATGGACAAACACAGGAGTGCTCCAGAACCAGTGGAGACTCCGGCCTTGGCTCTAAGCAGGATAGAGCCCTGAAGTGACTGCACAGTGGGAAGCTGGGTGATCATGTCATGCAAGTGGAGGGGAGGCTGCAGGACTTTAACGACCCACGACTATGGCAGGCTGCAGAGACGAGCACGTGCACACCTGTAGCAGACCCCTCTGCCCTGGGCCCTCACCTGGAACGGCGCCTTCCCTGTCAGGCACTGGTACACGATGGTGCCGATGCTCCACAGGTCTGCCTTCCCGTCATAGTGCTGGGACATGATGACTTCTGGGGCCTGCGGGGCGTACAAGTTTGTGTGGTGAGCATGGACACTGAACTGTGCTGACCAAGGCCTGCCTCCAGCCAGGCATCAGCCAATTAGGACAGACACCAGCCAGGGGCCACCCAGTCACACAGACACTAGCCAGGTGTCAAACGCCATAGACATGGTGGGGAACAAATGGTATATCCATGTCGGCTGCCACCCAAGGTGAGACCACAGGATGGGGCTCAGCTCTGGACACGGGAGGGGACCCTGCTCCCGTGTGGATGGAGGCCCCCTTTGACAGGGCAATGCAGCAGGGGCTGGGGGTAGCCACCTACCATGTACATGGGGGAGCCACAAAGTGTGGCTGCCATCATGTTGCTCTGCAGGTACCGGGCGAAGCCGAAGTCGGCTGCAGGCAAGGAGAGATGTGTGAGGGGGGGCGGCTGAGGCCCCTGGGGCCCCCGGGCCGCAGCCACCCCGCCTCACCAATCTTGACCCGGATGTTGTTGGGGTTGGCGCGGCGCCCGCCGGGGTTGGACAGCAGGATGTTCTGGGGCTTCAGGTCCCGGTGGATGATGCCCTTGCTGTGCAGGAGCCGCATGGCGCCCGCGATCTGCTGCAGGAAGAGCCGGATGGTGTCCTCGCTTAGTGTGCGCATGGCTGCAAAGGGGACGGGGTTCAGGTGGGCGCAGCTCACCGGGCACCCAGAGTGAGGGGCCTCCTACTCCTCCTACTGCTCCCTGCGGCCTCTGAACCCACCCTTCGCACCACCTGACCCTGAGCTGCTCCAGCATGCCCTCCAGCTCCAGGGTGTCGCCCAGCACACCCTGCCCCTTCTCAGGTTAGGACCACTTCTCAGCAGCTTCCTCCACCTATTGCTCAGGGTAAACACCATGGCCAGAGGCTGCTTGAGAAGCCCCAGGTCCAGCTTCAACCAGCGAAGGGCTCATCCAACAGGTGAGAGAGCAGTTCCCCACTTTTGCCAGGACCCTGGGGAGGCCTGCCCCCTGTGGATAGCCAGGGATCTCTGGAGTCCAGAGCACTCAGGACAGGCCTGTCTCCTGCAGAGCCACCAATCAGTGGCCATAGGGACACCCCGCAGGGCACCACATCCCAGCAGACTGAATGGAGCCCAGCTTAAGAGTGACCCTTCCAGACCAAGTCTGCCCTGCAAGGCCATCCTTTGTGGTTTTGACATAGCATGTAACCCTAACAGGTCTTCAGTCACCCTTCCATCCTTCCCAGCAGGCGACACCACCTTTAGGCCTAAGAAAGCTTGTTCACACCAGGCCACCTCTCACACTGGGTCAAGGTGAGCACACAGCCCATTCAGCCGCGGGTGTCCACTCACTGTGCAGGTAGTCGGCCAGATCCCCGCCGTTACAGTACTGCAAAAGACCAGCCACGTGTCTTGGTCAGCTGCCAGGGGAGAccctgcagcccagcccaggTCTCCCCATTACCCAACCCCAGGACACCTGCTCCCCTGGCACTTGGGGTAGACATGCCTTGCAACTCTCAAGGAGGTCAACGGGGATGCTCACCACCCCTTCAGCCCCTGCTGTGGCCGCTGGGCTGCTGGCTTGGTAAGCCCACAGACATGAGGACAACTTCTAACCCCTAGATGACAAGGGGCCTGAGAAACAGGAGGGCCCAGCCTCCTGGTTCTTACAGCCGGCCGCCAGGACTCACCTCCATGACCAGGTAGACGGAATTGGCCATTTCCTGCAGGACACAGAAGAGGCAGTGAGAGGTGGTGGGGAGCACGCCCTGTCCCCCAGTCTGGCAACTGTCTGGGAAGCCCGGCTTAGCCCCAGTGTGACCTGGGTGCCCGGCCTCTGCAGCTGTCCTCAACATACTGCCTGGGCTCAGGCAGCAGCTCCGGGAGTCACACCAGGGCTCAGACAGTTGGTTAGTGACCAGGACATAAGGACATCTGAGGGCCAAGTGAGTTTGAGTGACAGGAGGAGGAGCCAATCATATCACTCTGTTTGTCAAGGCGGGAAAGGAGCTGAGGTCCCAGGAGAGATGTCAGGGCTGGAGTGACGACCCCACCTTCCAGGGAGGGCCCCCGGTAACCCCAGGACTCCAACAGGATCAGGGTCAGCTCCAGCCCTGAGGTCCTGATGGGACTTCCTGTCCTATTGAGTGGCGAGTTGTGGCCGAGTGGACCCAGCTGGTGGGGGATCCAGGCCCGCAAAAACGACACAACTGGGGTATGAGGGCCTTGTCTCTCAGGCCAAGGCAACCACTCCTGCCTTCAGACTCAAAGATGCCAAGAGGATTACAGGTCAGTGCTGCCAGCCCACTGCTAGCCAGGAGCACCAGGCCAGCTTCCGGCTCAGCCCTTGGCCACCCGTGGCCTCAAGGAGACACTGGCATCCTTGGCTCGGTCCACACCCGCAAGTCTGAGGGGCCTGTTGCCTGGACTGGTGTGGAACCCCACCAGTGTCCCTACGGGAGATGCCCTTGAGATCCCAGGTCACCGATGAGGAAATAGGCTGGAGGAGCCAAGTCCACCACGCAGGTGTGGACCTGAACTCTTCGCTCTCCTGCAGACCACTCCCTCCAGTCTTCCCCAGGTGGGGCTTTCCCTAACTGCGGGGGGCTCTGCCAGCCAGGACAAGGTCCCCAAGCCCCTTCAGCACCAGTACGTTGCAGGGTCTTGGAAACCAGGAAGAGCTCCTCCcgccgcccctccccccaccccgcaaaACCACCAAGTCCTCATTCCTCACCAGCATGCTACTCCCAGGAACTCCAACTTCTAACCCACCCCCCATCACCTTGCAAGGGGGCAAGTGTGTGAGCTGGCCCTGTAGCTCTCAAGGCAAGGGGGGAGCCCCAAGGGGGAGGTGGCTGCAGGAGGGACATATCTCAGTGGCCTCTGGGGGAGGGCACCCGAGGCCCAGATAGACTTGACCCCTCAGCAGCAGGCCACCGCCTTCCACTCCTACTCAGGTCCCAGACATGTCCCCATTCCCACCCGgcaggacagaggaccctgacccAGTCACCCTGCCCCCAGGAGGTTGGTTCCGGGCTCAGACCCACATCAACGGTGACACAAAGCCACTAGTGACACCCTCTGTGTAAATGTCAGTGCCTTATAACAAGAAAACCCCTCCACCCCGCCTCCAGGGCTCTACCAACAGAGGGCCTGTGGGTCTAGGATGGAGATACCCCAGGGAGCAGGGATGAGGTCAACACGGAAACCTCTTAGAGCTGGCTGGGGCCCGGATCAAGCCCATTTCCACATgtccccaccccgcctccccagGCTGGTTACTCTGTGTCCCAGCAGGCATGCAAGAAGCCTCCAAAGTGCCCAGCTGGGGCTCCTCCGGGAGGGGGGCAGGCTCTGTCCACAGAAGTCCACAggggccctgcccctccccccaggagTGAGAGCGTGGGAGCTGCCTGCAGGCCCCGCCCTCCCAGGCCAGCTGTGGGCAGAGATAACTCAGGGTAGGGGAAGGAAGGAGTCCCAGGAGGTCACACGTGGACTGGTTAGGGGGGCCCAGGCCAGCGGGGAAGGCACACTGGGAGACAGGGGGACAGAAAGAGGGAGATCAAGACAGAGGAAAACACATGGAGGCTCAGGAGCAGAGTCGGAGGCTCCCAGCAG of Bos indicus isolate NIAB-ARS_2022 breed Sahiwal x Tharparkar chromosome 17, NIAB-ARS_B.indTharparkar_mat_pri_1.0, whole genome shotgun sequence contains these proteins:
- the ULK1 gene encoding serine/threonine-protein kinase ULK1 isoform X4, with the protein product MEPGRGGLEAVGKFEFSRKDLIGHGAFAVVFKGRHREKHDLEVAVKCINKKNLAKSQTLLGKEIKILKELKHENIVALYDFQEMANSVYLVMEYCNGGDLADYLHTMRTLSEDTIRLFLQQIAGAMRLLHSKGIIHRDLKPQNILLSNPGGRRANPNNIRVKIADFGFARYLQSNMMAATLCGSPMYMAPEVIMSQHYDGKADLWSIGTIVYQCLTGKAPFQASSPQDLRLFYEKNKTLVPTIPRETSAPLRQLLLALLQRNHKDRMDFDEFFHHPFLDASATVKKSPPVPVPSYPSSGSGSSSSSSSTSHLASPPSLGEMQQELQKTLTSPAEAAGFLHGSRDSGGSSKDSSCDTDDFVMVPAQFPGDLVAEAAGAKPPPDSLMCSGSSLAASTGLDSRGRTPSPSPPCGSSLSPSGRTGTFSSSRCGASVPIPVPTQVQNYQRIEQNLQSPTQYQTARSSAIRRSGSTSPLGFARASPSPPSHAEHGAALARKLSLGGGRPYTPSPQVGTIPERPGWSGAPSPQASEMRGGRSPRPGSSAPEHSPHTSGLGYRLHSAPNLSDLHVVRPKLPKPPTDPLGVAFGHPQASPPQPSHGLQSCRPLRGSPKLPDFLQRNPLPPILGSPTKTVPVFEFTKTPSSQNLLTLLARQGVVMTPPRNRTLPDLSEAGPFQGQQLGPGLRPTEDTKGAFGRSLSTGRLTDLLLKAAFGTQAPDSGSTDSLQEKPMEIAPSAGFGGNLHPGARAGGASSPSPVVFTVGSPPSGTTPPQGPRTTMFSVGSSSSLSSAGSSSARHLAPGAYSEATLEVPAPGHCCSFADPVTANLEGAVTFEAPDLPEETLMEQEHTEILHSLRFTLVFVQHILEIAALKGSASEAAGGPEDQLQESVVADQISLLSREWGFAEQLVLYLKVAELLSSGLQTAIDQIRAGKLCLSSTVKQVVRKLNELYKTSVVSCQSLSLRLQRFFLDKQRLLDRIQSVTAEKLIFSHAVQTENRGPRFQVSLQVQSAALDEMFHRREDCVQRYHKALLLMEGLQQILTDQADVENIAKCKLCIERRLSALLTGICA
- the ULK1 gene encoding serine/threonine-protein kinase ULK1 isoform X2 codes for the protein MEPGRGGLEAVGKFEFSRKDLIGHGAFAVVFKGRHREKHDLEVAVKCINKKNLAKSQTLLGKEIKILKELKHENIVALYDFQEMANSVYLVMEYCNGGDLADYLHTMRTLSEDTIRLFLQQIAGAMRLLHSKGIIHRDLKPQNILLSNPGGRRANPNNIRVKIADFGFARYLQSNMMAATLCGSPMYMAPEVIMSQHYDGKADLWSIGTIVYQCLTGKAPFQASSPQDLRLFYEKNKTLVPTIPRETSAPLRQLLLALLQRNHKDRMDFDEFFHHPFLDASATVKKSPPVPVPSYPSSGSGSSSSSSSTSHLASPPALGLSLSGLPSDPQSLGEMQQELQKTLTSPAEAAGFLHGSRDSGGSSKDSSCDTDDFVMVPAQFPGDLVAEAAGAKPPPDSLMCSGSSLAASTGLDSRGRTPSPSPPCGSSLSPSGRTGTFSSSRCGASVPIPVPTQVQNYQRIEQNLQSPTQYQTARSSAIRRSGSTSPLGFARASPSPPSHAEHGAALARKLSLGGGRPYTPSPQVGTIPERPGWSGAPSPQASEMRGGRSPRPGSSAPEHSPHTSGLGYRLHSAPNLSDLHVVRPKLPKPPTDPLGVAFGHPQASPPQPSHGLQSCRPLRGSPKLPDFLQRNPLPPILGSPTKTVPVFEFTKTPSSQNLLTLLARQGVVMTPPRNRTLPDLSEAGPFQGQQLGPGLRPTEDTKGAFGRSLSTGRLTDLLLKAAFGTQAPDSGSTDSLQEKPMEIAPSAGFGGNLHPGARAGGASSPSPVVFTVGSPPSGTTPPQGPRTTMFSVGSSSSLSSAGSSSARHLAPGAYSEATLEVPAPGHCCSFADPVTANLEGAVTFEAPDLPEETLMEQEHTEILHSLRFTLVFVQHILEIAALKGSASEAAGGPEDQLQESVVADQISLLSREWGFAEQLVLYLKVAELLSSGLQTAIDQIRAGKLCLSSTVKQVVRKLNELYKTSVVSCQSLSLRLQRFFLDKQRLLDRIQSVTAEKLIFSHAVQTENRGPRFQVSLQVQSAALDEMFHRREDCVQRYHKALLLMEGLQQILTDQADVENIAKCKLCIERRLSALLTGICA
- the ULK1 gene encoding serine/threonine-protein kinase ULK1 isoform X3 — translated: MEPGRGGLEAVGKFEFSRKDLIGHGAFAVVFKGRHREKHDLEVAVKCINKKNLAKSQTLLGKEIKILKELKHENIVALYDFQEMANSVYLVMEYCNGGDLADYLHTMRTLSEDTIRLFLQQIAGAMRLLHSKGIIHRDLKPQNILLSNPGGRRANPNNIRVKIADFGFARYLQSNMMAATLCGSPMYMAPEVIMSQHYDGKADLWSIGTIVYQCLTGKAPFQASSPQDLRLFYEKNKTLVPTIPRETSAPLRQLLLALLQRNHKDRMDFDEFFHHPFLDASATVKKSPPVPVPSYPSSGSGSSSSSSSTSHLASPPPCFPQALGLSLSGLPSDPQSLGEMQQELQKTLTSPAEAAGFLHGSRDSGGSSKDSSCDTDDFVMVPAQFPGDLVAEAAGAKPPPDSLMCSGSSLAASTGLDSRGRTPSPSPPCGSSLSPSGRTGTFSSSRCGASVPIPVPTQVQNYQRIEQNLQSPTQYQTARSSAIRRSGSTSPLGFARASPSPPSHAEHGAALARKLSLGGGRPYTPSPQVGTIPERPGWSGAPSPQASEMRGGRSPRPGSSAPEHSPHTSGLGYRLHSAPNLSDLHVVRPKLPKPPTDPLGVAFGHPQASPPQPSHGLQSCRPLRGSPKLPDFLQRNPLPPILGSPTKTVPVFEFTKTPSSQNLLTLLARQGVVMTPPRNRTLPDLSEAGPFQGQQLGPGLRPTEDTKGAFGRSLSTGRLTDLLLKAAFGTQAPDSGSTDSLQEKPMEIAPSAGFGGNLHPGARAGGASSPSPVVFTVGSPPSGTTPPQGPRTTMFSVGSSSSLSSAGSSSARHLAPGAYSEATLEVPAPGHCCSFADPVTANLEGAVTFEAPDLPEETLMEQEHTEILHSLRFTLVFVQHILEIAALKGSASEAAGGPEDQLQESVVADQISLLSREWGFAEQLVLYLKVAELLSSGLQTAIDQIRAGKLCLSSTVKQVVRKLNELYKTSVVSCQSLSLRLQRFFLDKQRLLDRIQSVTAEKLIFSHAVQTVQSAALDEMFHRREDCVQRYHKALLLMEGLQQILTDQADVENIAKCKLCIERRLSALLTGICA
- the ULK1 gene encoding serine/threonine-protein kinase ULK1 isoform X1 is translated as MEPGRGGLEAVGKFEFSRKDLIGHGAFAVVFKGRHREKHDLEVAVKCINKKNLAKSQTLLGKEIKILKELKHENIVALYDFQEMANSVYLVMEYCNGGDLADYLHTMRTLSEDTIRLFLQQIAGAMRLLHSKGIIHRDLKPQNILLSNPGGRRANPNNIRVKIADFGFARYLQSNMMAATLCGSPMYMAPEVIMSQHYDGKADLWSIGTIVYQCLTGKAPFQASSPQDLRLFYEKNKTLVPTIPRETSAPLRQLLLALLQRNHKDRMDFDEFFHHPFLDASATVKKSPPVPVPSYPSSGSGSSSSSSSTSHLASPPPCFPQALGLSLSGLPSDPQSLGEMQQELQKTLTSPAEAAGFLHGSRDSGGSSKDSSCDTDDFVMVPAQFPGDLVAEAAGAKPPPDSLMCSGSSLAASTGLDSRGRTPSPSPPCGSSLSPSGRTGTFSSSRCGASVPIPVPTQVQNYQRIEQNLQSPTQYQTARSSAIRRSGSTSPLGFARASPSPPSHAEHGAALARKLSLGGGRPYTPSPQVGTIPERPGWSGAPSPQASEMRGGRSPRPGSSAPEHSPHTSGLGYRLHSAPNLSDLHVVRPKLPKPPTDPLGVAFGHPQASPPQPSHGLQSCRPLRGSPKLPDFLQRNPLPPILGSPTKTVPVFEFTKTPSSQNLLTLLARQGVVMTPPRNRTLPDLSEAGPFQGQQLGPGLRPTEDTKGAFGRSLSTGRLTDLLLKAAFGTQAPDSGSTDSLQEKPMEIAPSAGFGGNLHPGARAGGASSPSPVVFTVGSPPSGTTPPQGPRTTMFSVGSSSSLSSAGSSSARHLAPGAYSEATLEVPAPGHCCSFADPVTANLEGAVTFEAPDLPEETLMEQEHTEILHSLRFTLVFVQHILEIAALKGSASEAAGGPEDQLQESVVADQISLLSREWGFAEQLVLYLKVAELLSSGLQTAIDQIRAGKLCLSSTVKQVVRKLNELYKTSVVSCQSLSLRLQRFFLDKQRLLDRIQSVTAEKLIFSHAVQTENRGPRFQVSLQVQSAALDEMFHRREDCVQRYHKALLLMEGLQQILTDQADVENIAKCKLCIERRLSALLTGICA